The genomic region TTGGCAAAAAAATAATACAAGGAGAACCCATGAAGCTCCGAGAAACCATATCATGGTTAATGGGTACGCTGCAACGGAGTTTATTTCCGTATTTGGAGGAATGTTCGGGAACGCCTTTAACCGAGAAACAAAAGCAGTTGATCCAAATCCTGGAAATCGTTCAAGTCGAGAAGTCTGTACCCAAGACGGCCACCCACCAATGGATGGGACGAAAGGTCTTGGAACGGGAAGCCATCGCCCGGGCCTTTGTGGCCAAGATGGGTGAACGAGGAAGAAGGGTGATTCTCGTGGAAATCCTTCCTGAAATCGCCGCCGAGGCTGACGCAGACACCAAGGCCTATTTTGGGATGAAGTTTAAGCAAAACAATGTCCAGGTCTATACCGGTACGGAACTTATCCTTATCGCGGGGAAGACGGCCACCGTCCGCCAAGGGCAAGAAGAGATCGCTGTGAATGTCGATGTCTTGATCTTCGCGGTGGGTGCCAAGCCGGATAATAGACTCCAGGAGGAACTCGTTTCTTCCGGGCGTCCTGTAGTCAAAGTGGGTGACTGCATTCAACCACGGAATATCCTCGAATCCGTGCGCGAAGGGTTTGAAGCAGGAAACAAGATTGATTAGAAAGGAGAGCGCGCGATGAGTACACGAGAATGGCCGATCGCTTACTGGCACTATACGCCAGGGCCTTCCAGCCCCATTCAGATGATGAAAGGAGCCCTAAAGTGCATAAAATGTGGAGATGTAAAGGAGGGTGAGACAGTCCTCATTTCGACCGACACGAACAAACTGAGAATCGCGGAAGTCCTGGCGGCGGCGGCCTATGCCGTTGGCGCAACGCCCATCATAATCATGATTCCGCCGGTGGGAGTTCACGGGGCGCAGCTCCCTGAGCCCATCGTGGCCGCATTTCGGGAGGCAGATGTCTTTTTGCAACCGACGACCTGGTCCCAAACCCACACGAAGGCGCGCGTCGAGGCGATTAAGGCCGGAAAGCGTGGAAGCACCATGTGCGAGGTAACCGAGGATGCTCTTTGCGTCGGAGCGATCAACGCGGACTACGAGGATTGTGACCAAAGGGGACGTGTCT from Deltaproteobacteria bacterium harbors:
- a CDS encoding FAD-dependent oxidoreductase, which gives rise to MKLRETISWLMGTLQRSLFPYLEECSGTPLTEKQKQLIQILEIVQVEKSVPKTATHQWMGRKVLEREAIARAFVAKMGERGRRVILVEILPEIAAEADADTKAYFGMKFKQNNVQVYTGTELILIAGKTATVRQGQEEIAVNVDVLIFAVGAKPDNRLQEELVSSGRPVVKVGDCIQPRNILESVREGFEAGNKID